A window of Desulforegulaceae bacterium genomic DNA:
GATCTTGCCATAGATTTGGGAACAGCAAATACCCTTGTTTATGTAAAAGGCAAGGGTATTGTTTTAAGCGAACCTTCAGTTGTTGCAGTGAGAACTGATAACAGGGCAAAGAATAAAGTACTTGCCGTTGGGCTTGAGGCCAAAAATATGCTTGGCAGAACTCCTGGAAATATAACAGCAATAAGACCGATGAAAGATGGTGTAATTGCTGATTTTGAAGTTACAGAAGCAATGTTGAGGCATTTTATCCAGAATGTTCATAATAGGCGTAATTTTTTAAGGCCTCGGGTAATTGTAGCTGTTCCTTCGGGCATAACTCAAGTTGAAAAAAGGGCGGTAAAAGAATCTGCTGAGCAAGCTGGAGCAAGGGAGGTTTTTTTAATTGAAGAGCCCATGGCTGCCGCAATTGGAGCGGGCCTTCCTATTACAGAGCCTACTTGTAATATGGTTGTTGACATTGGAGGAGGAACAACAGAGGTTGCTGTTATTTCTCTTGCTGGTATTGTCTACAGTCGTTCATTGAGGGTTGCTGGAGATAAGATGGATGCTTCAATCATGCAGTATATCAAAAGAAAATATAATCTTCTCATAGGAGAAAGAACAGCTGAGATAATAAAAACTACCATAGGTAATGCTTATCCAGATCCTGAAAATCTTGAAACCATAGAGGTTAAGGGAAGAGATCTTGTTTCAGGTATTCCCAAAATTCTTGCAATTGATTCAGAAGAGATAAGAGTTTCAATTCTTGAGGAAATAGAGGCAATAGTAGAAACCGTTAAGATTGCCCTTGAGCAGACCCCTCCTGAACTTGCTGCTGATATTGTTGACAGGGGCATTGTTCTTACAGGCGGGGGAGCTCTTCTTAAAAATCTTGACAGGCTTTTAATGGAAAAAAGCGGTCTTCCTATCAAGGTTGCAGATGACCCTCTTTCAACCATTGCACAAGGAGCGGGCGAATCCCTTGAAAATATAGAAATTTTAAGGGAGGTTATGGTTTTTTGATAATCCAAATATTATGTTTTCAAGAAAAAAAATTATTAAGCCCCTGATTGTTATATTTTTGTTTATAAACATTTCAGCCTTGATTGCTGCCGGTCGTGGAGGAGGTAAAATCCAGGGACTTGGTGCTTTCGGCCTTGATTTGTTTGGTCCGATTGAAAAATTTATAGTAACAGGGAGCAGAAATCTGAATAAAATTTGGGATAATTACTTTGCTCTTGTGCATGTCAGAGGTAAAAACAGCCAGCTTGAAAAAGAACTTAAGTATTTTCAAGCTCGAGAAACTAAACATTCAGAGCTTATGCTTGAAAATGAAAGACTTAGAGAACTCCTTAAATTTGGTAAAAAACTTAAATCTGAATATATAGCAGCTGAAGTTGTGGGAAGGGATTCTGGAAAATGGTTTGATACAATTATTTTGAACAGGGGCAGGAAGTCCGGTGTTTTAGTCAGCTGTCCTGTTATAGTTCCAGAAGGAATAGTAGGGCAGGTTGTCAGTGTTTCTAAAAATTACTCGAAAGTACTTCTTGTTACTGACAGAATGAGTGGGGTGGATTGCCTGGTTCAAAGCTCCAGAGGCAGAGGGGTTGTTTCTGGAACTGGTGAAAACATTTGTTTGTTCAAATATTTTCTGAGAAAATTTGAAGTCAAGCCAGGGGATCATCTGATTACCTCAGGGATGGATAAAATTTTTCCAAAAGGACTGAGGGTCGGGGAAGTAATCAATGTAAAACGCAGGGATTCTGGAATTTTTCAAGATGTGGAAGTAAGGCCTTTTGTAGATTTTGAAAGGCTGGAGGAAGTTCTTATTCTTTTTAATCCCTCGCCTGAAAGAAAAGATGGCTGATATTTTTTTTAATATTTTTTTCTTTTCATTTCTTATTTTAATCCAATCATTTTTTTTAAACAATTTTGGATTTTACGATATTCTTCTTCCTTGGATATTTTATTATTATTATATTTCAGATAATGATTTTAAGGTTTTTTTTATTTGTCTGCTTGCTGGATACCTGAAAGATTCTTTGTCTGGTGGGGCTTTTGGCGTTTATCTGTCTTCATATTTATGGTTTTTTTTTATGATCAAACTCAGTTCTTCATACTTGAATCTTGGTAATAGAATTTTTATAATATGCTTTGGAGTAGCTGGTGTTATTATCAATTGCTTTTTTATCTTTGTTTCAAATTATCAATGTTTTTTTGATTCAAGTTTTAGGCAAAAAGCTTTTAATTCTTTTTTAAATGAAATTTTATATTGTGTTTTTACTTTTATTTTTTTGTTTTATTTTTTTATCAGAGTAAGAGAGTTTGGACTTATGTTTAAAGCCTTTGTTGAAAGAAAACTGGCTCAGTTGTCAAGGATATAGCTGTGGTTGTTCGTATTGATGGAAATCCCGAGCCTGAATGGTTTAGAGCCAGACTCAATTTTTTTTTAATATGGATAAGTGTGGCTTTTTTTATTCTGGGAATTAGGCTTTTTTGGCTTCAAGTTATCAAAGGTGAAACTTATAGAAAACTTTCATTAAACAATAGTGTTCGAATCCAAAGGCTTATTCCGGCAAGGGGGCTTATTTTTGACAGGAATGGAAAGCTTATTGTGGACAATAGACCTTCCTTCAATGTTAGAGTTGTTCCTAAGGATGTAGGTTCAATTGATGAACTTTTAATAACTCTTGGTAAAATAATAGAAATAAACCCTGGAATAGGAAAGGAACTTAAAAAAGCCCTTATATATAGTCCTTTCAAGTCTGTTACTCTCGCAAATGATGTTGACAGGGACATTGTTGCTAAAATAGAAATCAATCAGTTTTTTTTGCCAGGTGTATATATTAGTGTTGAGCCGAAAAGAGATTATCTTTATCCTGGAACAGCCTCACATCTTATAGGATATCTTGGAGAGACGGACACGGATTTTCTTAAGAAAAAAAGTGATATTCCCCTAAGAATTGGTGATTATGTAGGGAAGTCAGGAGTTGAGAAAAAGTTTGAAGACTACCTGAGAGGTGTGTACGGTGGAGCTCAGGTTGAAGTAAACGCAAGAGGAAAGATCATGAAGGTTCTCAATGAATTGCCTGCTGTTCCGGGTAACAACCTTCACCTTACAATAGATCTTGAGCTTCAGAAATATGCGGTTGAACTTCTTGGGGAAGAGGCAGGAGCTGTTGTGGCCATGGATCCTTACTCAGGTGAAATTTTGTGTATGGTAAGCACCCCTTCTTTTAATGAAAACCTTTTTGTTACAGGTATGAGTGAAGCCCAATGGAAGGAGCTTGTAAATAATCCTCTAAGACCTCTTGAAAACAAGGCTATTCAAGGTAAATATCCTCCCGGTTCAATTTTTAAAATGATTCCGGCAGCAGCTGGCCTTGTTGAAGGAATTATAGGACCTGAAGAAAAACACTTTTGCTCAGGCAGATATTTTTACGGAGACAGGTTTTTTAGGTGCTGGAACAGCTATGGGCATGGAAACATAGATGTTAAGCAGGCTCTTATTGAGTCTTGCGATGTTTATTTTTATAAGCTTGGTGTGAAGCTTGGTGTTGATAAGCTTGCTGAATATTCCAAACTTTTTGGTCTTGGCAGCAAAACAGGAATAGAAATTGAAAATGAAGAAGCAGGGCTTGTTCCAGACTCAAAGTGGAAGATGCAAAGATTAGGAAAGAGCTGGCAGGGCGGAGAAACTCTTTCAGTAATTATAGGTCAGGGATATAGTCTTGTAACTCCTCTCCAAATGGCTGTAATGACATCTGTGTTTGCAAATGGGGGGAGTCTTGTAAAGCCTTTTCTTGTAAAAAAAATAGTTGATTCTAAGGGCTTTGTGGTAAAAGAAACAGCTGGAAGTAAAAAACAAGAACTTGGCATTCAGAAAGAATATCTTAAACTTATAGATGAAGGGCTTGATCTTGTGGTAAATTCTAGTCCAGGAACAGGCTATTCTGTCAGATCCGACAAAATAAGGATAGCTGGTAAAACAGGAACTGCTCAGGTTGTCAGCAGTGAAAAATATAAAATGAATAAGGGGAAGAAAAAAAATTGGCTGCCCCATGCCTGGTTTATAGCTTTTGCTCCTGTGGAAAATCCTAAGATTGCTGTTGCTGTCTTGGTGGAACATGGAGAACATGGTTCAAGAACTGCAGCTCCCATTGCAAAAAAAATAATTGAAAAACATTTTTTTGATGAAGAGCAAGAAGCAAATGATTGATAAAAGGGTGTTTGCTAATTTTGACTGGGTTTTGTTTGTGCTGATCCTGGTTCTTTTCTTTATAAGTCTTGGTGAAATATACAGTGCTACCCACAAAGAAGGCGTTGTTTATGGCTCGGATTTTGTTTTAAAACAGGGCATATGGTTTTTTGCAGGGCTTTTATTGTTTTTTGTTTTGGGAATTGTTGATTACCATTTTTATGAAAGATGGAGTCTTTTTTTTTATTGGGCAGTTAATCTTTGCCTTATTTATGTTCTTTATGAAGGTAAATTGGCTGGTGGTTCTCAAAGATGGATTTCTTTTGGAATTATAAATTTTCAGCCTTCTGAACTTTCAAAAATTTCCCTTGTGCTTGTACTTGCAAGACATTTTTCTAAAAATATTTTTATGGGAGGGGTGGGATTTAAATCTCTGGCGTTGCCCATCATGTATACAATGATCCCCTTTTTTTTAATTTTGAAGCAGCCAGATCTTGGCACTGCTGGGATTCTTGTTTTTATTGCCTCTTTGGTGATTTTGTTTGTTAAGGTTGAGAAAAAAACTCTTTTATCTTTGGTTGGTGGAATGGGTTTTGGTGGTGTTGTTTTTTATTTTTTTTTTCTTAAGGAGTATCAAAAGGAAAGGATAATTAGTTTTTTAAATCCAGGCCAAGATCCTCTTGGTGCAGGTTACCATATAATTCAATCAAAAATTGCAATCGGTTCAGGGATGTTTTATGGGAAAGGTTATTGCCACGGAACTCAGAATGCATTGTCTTTTCTTCCAGAACAGCACACAGATTTTATTTTTTCAGTGTTTGCCGAGGAATGGGGGTTTCTTGGGAGTATAATTTTTCTATCCCTTTATTTTTTTATTCTTGTATGGGGGCTTAAAATAGCGGGAAGCTGTCGCAATAAGTTTGGTATTATTGTTTCAGTTGGTGTTGTATCTATGGTTTTTTGGCAGCTCTTTATAAACCTTGGGATGGTTATGGGTATTTTCCCTGTTGTGGGTATGCCTCTTCCTCTTATAAGTTATGGAGGAACATCTGTTATAACAATTATGTCTGCAATGGGAATTCTTATGAGTGTAAGCATGAGAAATTTTATGCCAAGATAAAATAGTTACGAAGCCTTGAATAAATTAAAGATTTTGAGTAAAAAAGAAAAATAAAAATGATATTAAAAAAATACAAAGTCAAATTAGGTAAATTAAAGAATTAGTCGCTTAATTTTGATTTAGAATCCTTAATAAAGCCGGATTTCCCAAAAACAAATTGACACTTTAAGCCAAAAGGTGGTAGGGCGAGACTTAAAAAACAATTGTTAATAATTTTAATAGAGGTTTTCAGGGGGGGGTTATGTCTGTTGATATTAGCCTGAATAGTTCAGTTATTATTCAGATTGTCAATTTTGTGGTATTGATTATTGTGTTAAATATAGTTCTTTATAAGCCTGTAAGAGGTATTCTTGCTAAAAGAAAGAAGGTGGTTGACTCTCTTTCAGATGATGCAGAAAAAGCGGTGTTTAATGCAAAACAAGGCGAAATTGAATTTCGTGAAAATATTAAGTCAGCAAGAATTGAAGGTGCCAGGAAAAAAAATGAAATCATAGAAAAAGCCTCTGAAGATGAAAGTAAAGTTTTGTCTCAGCTTCAGAAAGATTCAATGGCAAAGTTTAATGAAGTCAAAGTGAAAATAAGTAATGAAACTGAAGCTGCTAGAGCTTCATTGGAAAAAGATATTGGTGAATTTGCCTCACAAATTGCAAAAAAAGTTTTGGGGAGGGTTATTTGATGAAGATTGGGAAAATTGTTTTTTTTCTCCTTCTTCTGCTGTTGGTTTCGGCTGCAGCTGTTTCAGCAAGTGCAGGAGGAACTGAGGGCGGATCCCACGGAGGCGGATGGGGAACCATAGATAGTTACAAGCTGCTTAACTTTGCAGTTCTTGTGTCTGTTTTATTTGTGCTTTTAAGGAAGCCTGTTTCTAATTTTTTTTCCCAGCGAATTGAAAATCTTAAGTTGGAAATTTCAGAGCTTGAATTAAAAAAAGAAGAAGCTGAAAAGGAATTGCACAAATTTCAGAAAAAAATGGAATCCCTTGAAGAAGAAGTAAAGACAATAGTCGATACCTACGTGGAGCAAGGAGAAAAAGCTAGAGAGAAGATTATTGCCGAGGCAAAAATTTCGGCTGAAAAGCTTCAAATTCAGGCAGAAAGAAAAATTGAGCAGGAGTTTAAACTGGCCAGAGAATCGCTTTCAAGAGAGATTGTAGAAAAAGCAGTTTTAGAAGCGGAAAAACTGATCAGAGAAAACATCACTGAAGAAGATCAGGAAAAAATTGTTTCTGACTATATCAGAAAGGTGGTGGCATAATGAAAAATATTGTTGTTGCAAGACGTTATGCTAAAGCACTTATACTTATTGGTCAGTCAGATGCCAAAATTGGTGATTATGCAAAGGAGATTTCTTCAATTGCTGCAGTGTTTGAGTCTAACAAAGAGCTTTCTGAATTTCTTTTGAATCCTCTTTATGGGCGTTCGGACAGGAGACAGGTTCTGCTTAATGTCATGGAAGAACTGTCTATGTCAGAGACAATGGAATCCTTTATTATGCTTTTGTTTGACAAGGCAAGAATAGGGCTTGTTTACGAAATCAACGAAAATTACCAAAAGCTAGCAGATGAAATTAGCAATATCGGTAGAGCTGTAATTACATCTGCCTCACCTCTTTCTGAAGACATAGTTGATAAGTTAAAATCTGCTCTTTCTGCAAAAACAGGAAAGCAAATTGAGGTTGAACTTAAAAACGATCCGGAAATTATTGGTGGAATCATCACTGTTATCGGTGATCTTGTCTATGATGGAAGCATTAAAACACAATTAGAAAATATGAAAGAATCTTTTAAAAGGGGTGAAGTAAGCTGATGGAAATCAAAGCAGAAGAAATAAGCCAAATTATCAAAGATCAGATTAAGGGTTTTGACAAGTCGGTGGATCTTGCGGAGACCGGTGTCGTATTGTCTGTAGGTGATGGAATTGCCAGAGTTTACGGACTTGAAAATGTAATGGCTCTTGAACTTGTTGAATTCCCCGGAAACCTTATAGGACTTGTTTTAAACCTTGAAGAGGACCATGTTGGTATTGCCCTTATGGGTGAAGATACTCTTATCAGGGAAGGTGATATTGCTAGAAGAACCGGAAGGATTGCTCAGGTTCCTGTAGGTCCGGAACTTCTTGGAAGAGTGGTTGATACCCTTGGAAATCCAATTGATGGAAAAGGGCCTCTTGAAGCCAAGCAGTTTAACAACCTTGAAAAAATGGCTCCCGGTATTATTGACAGAAAAAGTGTTCATGAGCCAATGTACACAGGTCTCAAGGCGATTGACGCAATGATTCCTGTAGGCAGAGGGCAAAGGGAACTTATCATCGGAGATCGTCAGATTGGTAAAACAGCAATAGGTGTTGATGCTATTCTTAATCAGAAAAACAGCGGAATTAAGTGCGTATATGTAGCTTGCGGACAGAAAAAATCAACTGTTGCCCAGGTTGTTTCAGTTCTTGAAGAGCATGGAGCTATGGAATACACTACTGTTGTTGCTGCATGTGCAAGTGACCCGGCACCTCTTCAGTATCTAGCACCATATGCAGGATGTGCCATGGCGGAATATTTTATGGAAAAGGGAGAGCACTCTCTTGTAGTTTACGATGACCTTTCTAAACAGGCTGCAGCATACAGGCAGGTTTCTCTTCTTCTTAGAAGACCTCCTGGTCGTGAAGCTTTTCCCGGAGACGTATTTTACAACCACTCAAGACTTCTTGAGCGTTCAGCTAAATTGAGCGATGAGCTTGGTGCAGGTTCAATGACAGCACTTCCGGTTGTTGAAACTCTTGAAGGTGATGTTTCAGCATTTATTCCTACAAACGTTATTTCTATTACAGATGGTCAGATTTATCTTGAGCCCGGTCTTTTCTTTTCAGGAGTAAGACCTGCTGTTAACGTTGGTATTTCGGTTTCAAGGGTTGGTGGTTCCGCCCAGGAAAAAGCAATGAAAAAAGTTGCAGGTACTCTTCGTCTTGACCTTGCTCAATATAGAGAGCTTGAGTCTTTTGCAGCTTTTGGAAGTGATCTTGACGCTGCAACACAAAGACAGCTTAAAAGAGGTGAAAGACTGGTTGAAATTCTTAAGCAGCCTCAATACCAACCGCTTCCTTTTGAAAAACAGGTTGCAGTGATTTATGCGGGTACCAATGGTTTTCTTGATAAATATGAAAGAATCCTGGTTGCAAAATATGAAGCAGGACTTTATCCGTTTATTGAAGACAGATTTCCTGAAATATTTGAAAATATAAATACTGAAAGACAGCTTTCTGAAAAAACAGAAAGTCTGCTTAAGGAAGCTCTGACTGCGTATGCAGAGGAGTTTGAAGACACAATAAAATAATTTTAATTCATAAGGTTGATTTAAATGGCTACATTAAAGGATCTCACTCATAAAATCACCGGGGTTAAAAAAACCAAGCAGATAACCAGGGCTATGAATATGGTAGCTGCTTCAAGACTCAGGGGAAGCCAGAGAAAAATTGATGCGTTCAGGCCCTATGCTGAAAAATATGCTGAAGTTTTAGCAAGCCTGGCAGCAAAAGCTACCAATATTTCTTCAAAGCTACTTGAACCCCGTGATGAGATTAAAACTGTACACATAGTTGTGTGTACATCTGACAGGGGTCTTTGCGGTGCTTTTAATGAATCGTTGCTTGATGAAATAGAAGAGCTTGTAAATAAGAATTCTGATAAAAATATTACAATAACTGCTTTTGGAAAAAAAGGAAGGGACTGGTCTGTAAAAAGAGATTTGAGGATATTAAAATCTCACCTTGACATAGTAGGAACAAATTTTAGTTTTGAAATTGCAGAAAGATCTGGAATTGATTTGATCAATCTTTTTCTTTCGGGGGAAGCCGATGAAGTTTATATGATTTATTCCGAATTTCAGAGTATGAGTAGACAAATCCCTGTAGTTTCTAAAATCCTTCCTATAGAAAGGCCTCAGTCCATCTTTGAAGAATCTGTGGAAGAAGAGGGTTATCTTGCCGAGCATATTTGTGAACCCTCACCTGAGGCTGTGTTGGAGGAAATGCTGCCTAGAAGTGTTCAGATTCAGATATTCAGAGGGCTTCTTGAAACTTCGGCAAGTGAGCATGCCGCAAGAATGATTGCTATGGATAATGCAACAAGGGCGTGTAATGATATGATAAAAGATCTTAACAAGCTGTATAATAAAACAAGACAGGCAGCTGTTACAGCCGACCTCATGGATATTGTCGGCGGCGCAGAAGCACTGAAAGGCTAATTTTTTTAATTGGAGGCATATAAAATGGCAGAAAATATAGGTAGAGTTAGGCGGGTTGCAGGACCTGTTGTTGATGTGGAGTTTGAACCCGGAAAACTACCCTCGATTCTCACTGCATTGATAATAACAAACCCTGCTATTGATGATAAAGAAGATAACCTTGTATGTGAGGTAGCTCAGCATCTTGGAGATAATCTTGTAAGAACAATTTCAATGGGTACAACCGACGGCCTTGTTAGAGGGATGGCGGTTAAGGACTCAGGAGCTCCTATCTCCATACCTGTTGGTGAAGCAGTCTTAGGTAGAGTACTTAACGTTACAGGTGATCCTGTTGACGGGATGGGTGAAATTTCAAGAGAAAAGCAGATGTCTATTCACAGGCCTGCTCCAGATCTTGTGGACTTAGACACTTCTGTTAAGGTTTTGGAAACAGGTATCAAAGTTATAGACCTTCTTGTCCCCTTCCCAAGGGGAGGTAAAATGGGCCTTTTTGGTGGTGCCGGCGTTGGAAAAACTGTTATTATGATGGAAATGATTAACAATATAGCCATGCACCATGGCGGTGTTTCTGTTTTCGGCGGTGTTGGTGAGCGTACAAGAGAGGGTAATGACCTCTATGAAGAAATGAAAGAGTCAGGGGTACTTTCAAAAGCATCCCTTGTTTATGGTCAGATGACAGAACCTCCTGGAGCACGCATGAGAGTTGCTCTTTCAGCCCTTACTTCAGCTGAATATTTCAGGGATGAAGAAGGTCAGGATGTTCTTCTTTTTATTGATAATATTTTCCGTTTTTCACAAGCAGGCTCAGAGGTTTCAGCTCTTCTTGGTCGCATGCCTTCTGCTGTTGGCTATCAGCCTACGCTTGCTGAGGATATGGGGGATCTCCAGGAAAGAATCACTTCAACAAATAAAGGTTCAATTACTTCAGTTCAGTGTGTTTATGTTCCTGCAGATGACCTTACAGACCCTGCACCAGCAACAACTTTTGCCCATCTTGACGGTACTGTTGTTCTTTCCCGTTCTATTTCTGAACTTGGTATTTATCCAGCGGTTGACCCTCTTGATTCAACTTCAAGAATTCTTGATGCAAATGTTGTTGGAGAAGAACATTATAATGTCGCAAGAACTGTTCAGGTTGTACTCCAAAAATACAAAGATCTTCAGGATATCATTGCAATTCTAGGTGTTGATGAACTTTCAGATGAAGACAGGATTGTTGTTTCCAGGGCAAGAAAAATTCAGAGATTTTTGTCTCAGCCTTTCCATGTTGCAGAGCAATTCACTGGTATGAAAGGGTGCTATGTTAAGATTGAAGATACAATAAAGTCATTCAAGGGCATTTGCGAGGGTAAATACGATAATCTTCCTGAACAGGCTTTTTATATGGTTGGTACTATTGATGAAGCAGTTGCCAAAGCTGAAAAGATGGAAGCTGAAGATTAATTGGATAAGGGGGAATTATGGCTGGAAAAATCAGTCTCGAAATTGTCACCCCTGAGAGAATAGTTATATCTGTGGACGAGGCAGAAATGATTGTTTCTCCCGGTGAACTTGGGGATTTTGGTGTACTTAAAGGGCATACTCCTTTTCTTACATCTCTTAGAACAGGCAGTTTAAGGTATTTAACTAGTGGTGGTCAGGAAAAAGTTGTTTTTATAAAAGGCGGATTTGCAGAAGCTCTTCCAAATAAGGTTACAATTCTTGCTGATGCAGCAGAAACTAGAGAAGAAATTGATCTTAAAAGGGCTGAAGAAGCCAAGAAACGTGCTGAAAAAAGGCTTGACGATTACGTTTCTAAACAAGAAGAGATAGATTTAGAAAGAGCTAGAGCTGCCTATCAAAGGGCAGAAGCAAGATTAAAAATTGTTATTCGAGAAATGATAAAATAAACTTTGTTTAGATGGCCGCTGATCCAGCGGCCATTTTTTATAGGCCTATTCTTTTGCACCAAAGCATGCCAAAGAATGGTTTATATAGGTGCTGAAAAACTAACTTAGCTTTGTTTAGCACTGAAAATGAATTGATTAATCAGCTTCTTTTCTTAAAAAAGTTGGAACGTCCAGCTTGGTTGCGGCTTTTCTTTTGTTCCTGTAAAAAGCAGGCTTATGAAGCATTTCTGAAAATCTATTCCTTTCCTCTTCGCTGAAATGGGTATCCTGTCCTTCAACCTTGCTTGTACGTTTGATTATAGGTTCATTTCTAAGTTTTTTGTATTTTACAACATTTTCTGAGTTGAAGTTTTCAGGCTCTGAAATTATAGTTGAGGTAGCAGGTCTTATCCTTCCTCTTGTAGGGGTATTGACACCATTTCTTGAATAAAAAGAATCATTGTCAAAATTTGATGTGGAAATACTTCTTGAGCTTTCTATCCCTGTGGCAATAACAGTTATTTGAATTTCTTCTTCAAGATTTTCATCCATTGCCTGACCCCAGATAAGGTTAACATCTTCACCGGCATCCTGGTAAATTCTATCCATTGCCTCAGTAAGTTCAGACATTGCAAGATTTTCAGATGAGGTAATATTAACAAGAATTCCTGTTGCTCCTTTAACTGAGATATCATCAAGCAGAGGATGGGAAATTGCTTTTTCAGCTGCTTCCGATGCCCTTGTTTCACCAGAAGCTGTTCCTATGCCCATAAGAGCTACTCCGGCATTTGACATTATTGTTTTCACGTCTGCAAAGTCCAGGTTTACAAGACCCGGCTTAAAAATAAGGTCTGAAATTCCCTTGACTGAATGATGGAGAATTTCATCTGCTTTTTTAAACATTTCAACTACAGTTGCATTTTTAGGAGCAAATTTTGTCAGTTTATCGTTTGGGATGGAAATTACAGTATCAACTATTTCCCTGAGTTCTTCAAGTCCCTGGTCTGCTTGAGCTTTCCTTCTTTTACCTTCAAAAGAAAAAGGTTTTGTAACAACGGCAACTGTGAGTATATCCATTTCCTTGCAGATTTTAGCAACAACAGGAGCTGCTCCTGTTCCTGTTCCTCCTCCAAGTCCGGCTGCAATAAATACCATATGAGCATCTTTAAGGGACTCTCTTATTGCATCAGCACTCTCAAGAGCAGACTGTTTGCCTTTTTGAGGGTCTGCTCCTGCTCCAAGTCCAAGAGTTGTTGTTGTCCCGATTTGAATTTTTACAGGAGCTTTAGATTTTTCAAGATCCTGGGCGTCTGTATTTGCAACAATAAATTTAACCCCTTCAAGTTCAGATTCAATCATATTGTTTACAGCATTCCCGCCTGCACCACCGATTCCGATTATTTTTAGTTTGGCAGCATTTTCATTTTCTACATATGAAAAACTCATTCTTGCCTCCTTTATATAAGCCTTTTTTATTTCGGGTTTTAATTAAATTATTATTTAAACCAGTCTATTAATTGTTGAAAAAATTTGGTTGCCTTGTTCTTTTTTTTCTGGGTTGTTTTATTT
This region includes:
- the atpG gene encoding ATP synthase F1 subunit gamma, which gives rise to MATLKDLTHKITGVKKTKQITRAMNMVAASRLRGSQRKIDAFRPYAEKYAEVLASLAAKATNISSKLLEPRDEIKTVHIVVCTSDRGLCGAFNESLLDEIEELVNKNSDKNITITAFGKKGRDWSVKRDLRILKSHLDIVGTNFSFEIAERSGIDLINLFLSGEADEVYMIYSEFQSMSRQIPVVSKILPIERPQSIFEESVEEEGYLAEHICEPSPEAVLEEMLPRSVQIQIFRGLLETSASEHAARMIAMDNATRACNDMIKDLNKLYNKTRQAAVTADLMDIVGGAEALKG
- the atpD gene encoding F0F1 ATP synthase subunit beta; protein product: MAENIGRVRRVAGPVVDVEFEPGKLPSILTALIITNPAIDDKEDNLVCEVAQHLGDNLVRTISMGTTDGLVRGMAVKDSGAPISIPVGEAVLGRVLNVTGDPVDGMGEISREKQMSIHRPAPDLVDLDTSVKVLETGIKVIDLLVPFPRGGKMGLFGGAGVGKTVIMMEMINNIAMHHGGVSVFGGVGERTREGNDLYEEMKESGVLSKASLVYGQMTEPPGARMRVALSALTSAEYFRDEEGQDVLLFIDNIFRFSQAGSEVSALLGRMPSAVGYQPTLAEDMGDLQERITSTNKGSITSVQCVYVPADDLTDPAPATTFAHLDGTVVLSRSISELGIYPAVDPLDSTSRILDANVVGEEHYNVARTVQVVLQKYKDLQDIIAILGVDELSDEDRIVVSRARKIQRFLSQPFHVAEQFTGMKGCYVKIEDTIKSFKGICEGKYDNLPEQAFYMVGTIDEAVAKAEKMEAED
- the atpC gene encoding ATP synthase F1 subunit epsilon, which gives rise to MAGKISLEIVTPERIVISVDEAEMIVSPGELGDFGVLKGHTPFLTSLRTGSLRYLTSGGQEKVVFIKGGFAEALPNKVTILADAAETREEIDLKRAEEAKKRAEKRLDDYVSKQEEIDLERARAAYQRAEARLKIVIREMIK
- the ftsZ gene encoding cell division protein FtsZ, whose protein sequence is MSFSYVENENAAKLKIIGIGGAGGNAVNNMIESELEGVKFIVANTDAQDLEKSKAPVKIQIGTTTTLGLGAGADPQKGKQSALESADAIRESLKDAHMVFIAAGLGGGTGTGAAPVVAKICKEMDILTVAVVTKPFSFEGKRRKAQADQGLEELREIVDTVISIPNDKLTKFAPKNATVVEMFKKADEILHHSVKGISDLIFKPGLVNLDFADVKTIMSNAGVALMGIGTASGETRASEAAEKAISHPLLDDISVKGATGILVNITSSENLAMSELTEAMDRIYQDAGEDVNLIWGQAMDENLEEEIQITVIATGIESSRSISTSNFDNDSFYSRNGVNTPTRGRIRPATSTIISEPENFNSENVVKYKKLRNEPIIKRTSKVEGQDTHFSEEERNRFSEMLHKPAFYRNKRKAATKLDVPTFLRKEAD